The following are encoded together in the Pseudomonas sp. IB20 genome:
- a CDS encoding bifunctional 4-hydroxy-2-oxoglutarate aldolase/2-dehydro-3-deoxy-phosphogluconate aldolase, protein MKSPQPTVSMAEKVALIDSLCAKARILPVITIAREQDILPLADALAAGGLTALEVTLRSEFGLKAIQVLREQRPELCTGAGTVLDRHMLEAAEVAGSQFIVTPGITRDLLEASVHSPIPLLPGISNASGIMEGYGLGYRRFKLFPAEVSGGVAAIKALGGPFGEVKFCPTGGVGPANIKSYMALKNVMCVGGSWMLDPQWVKNGDWARIQEVTAQALALLD, encoded by the coding sequence ATGAAAAGCCCTCAACCGACCGTGTCCATGGCGGAAAAAGTTGCCTTGATCGACAGCCTCTGCGCCAAGGCGCGGATCCTGCCGGTGATCACCATCGCCCGCGAACAGGACATCTTGCCGCTGGCCGATGCCCTGGCCGCGGGCGGTTTGACCGCATTGGAAGTGACCCTGCGTTCCGAGTTCGGCCTCAAGGCTATTCAGGTACTGCGCGAGCAACGCCCTGAACTGTGCACCGGTGCCGGCACCGTGCTCGACCGTCACATGCTCGAAGCGGCGGAAGTAGCCGGCTCGCAATTCATCGTCACCCCAGGCATTACCCGCGACCTGCTGGAAGCCTCGGTGCATAGCCCGATCCCGCTGCTGCCGGGCATCAGCAATGCCTCCGGCATCATGGAAGGCTATGGCTTGGGTTATCGCCGCTTTAAGCTGTTCCCGGCTGAAGTCAGCGGTGGCGTAGCGGCTATCAAGGCCCTGGGCGGCCCGTTCGGCGAAGTGAAATTCTGCCCAACCGGCGGCGTTGGCCCGGCCAACATCAAGAGCTACATGGCGTTGAAAAACGTGATGTGCGTGGGCGGTAGCTGGATGCTCGATCCGCAATGGGTCAAGAACGGCGACTGGGCCCGTATCCAAGAAGTCACCGCACAGGCGCTGGCGCTGCTGGATTGA
- the pgl gene encoding 6-phosphogluconolactonase, whose amino-acid sequence MAISELKLPQGVTAHEYRTPVLLADGLANDVAEQLRGAISARGEATLVVSGGRSPVAFFQNLAKQSLDWSKVTITLADERWVPVEHADSNAGLLKKYLLQGPAAKATFLSLYNVAANLEDAAELADRQLAELSAIDVLVLGMGDDGHTASLFPNSPNLTEALQADGTRRCWPMLAPTVPHQRLTMSRALLATAHYTVLSIAGSSKLTTLSAALASDDVAAMPIRAFLQPTLEIYWCP is encoded by the coding sequence ATGGCGATATCTGAATTGAAACTGCCTCAGGGTGTGACTGCCCATGAGTACCGTACGCCCGTGCTGCTGGCGGACGGCCTGGCCAATGACGTGGCCGAGCAACTGCGCGGGGCCATCAGTGCCCGTGGCGAGGCCACCCTGGTCGTGTCCGGTGGCCGCAGCCCCGTGGCGTTTTTCCAGAACCTGGCCAAGCAGAGCCTGGACTGGTCCAAGGTCACCATCACCCTGGCCGACGAGCGCTGGGTGCCGGTAGAGCACGCCGACAGCAATGCTGGCCTGTTGAAGAAGTATTTGCTGCAAGGCCCGGCAGCCAAGGCCACGTTCCTCAGCCTGTACAACGTTGCCGCGAACCTTGAAGACGCCGCCGAACTGGCCGACCGCCAGTTGGCAGAGTTGTCAGCCATTGATGTGCTGGTACTGGGCATGGGCGATGACGGCCACACCGCGTCGCTGTTTCCCAACAGCCCGAACCTCACCGAAGCCCTGCAGGCCGACGGTACCCGCCGTTGCTGGCCGATGCTGGCGCCGACCGTGCCGCACCAGCGCCTGACCATGAGTCGCGCGTTGCTCGCCACGGCCCACTACACCGTGCTGTCGATTGCCGGCAGCTCGAAATTGACCACCTTGAGCGCCGCGCTGGCCAGTGACGACGTTGCTGCCATGCCGATTCGCGCGTTTTTGCAACCTACTTTAGAGATTTACTGGTGCCCATGA
- the zwf gene encoding glucose-6-phosphate dehydrogenase translates to MPSITVEPCTFALFGALGDLALRKLFPALYQLDGAGLLHDDTRILALAREAGSEQQHLAHIEKELRKYVGKELDETIAQRFLARLTYLHVDFLKADDYVALAESAGTEQRLIAYFATPAAVYGAICENLSKVGLAENTRVVLEKPIGSDLESSRKVNDAVAQFFPENRTYRIDHYLGKETVQNLIALRFANSLFETQWNQNYISHVEITVAEQVGIEGRWGYFDKAGQLRDMIQNHLLQLLCLIAMDPPADLSADSIRDEKVKVLKALAPISPDGLTTQVVRGQYIAGYSAGKPVPGYLEEENSNTQSDTETFVALRADIRNWRWAGVPFYLRTGKRMPQKLSQIVIHFKEPSHYIFAPEQRLQISNKLIIRLQPDEGISLRVMTKEQGLDKGMQLRSGPLQLNFSDTYRSARIPDAYERLLLEVMRGNQNLFVRKDEIEAAWKWCDQLIAGWKKSGDAPKPYAAGSWGPMSSIALITRDGRSWYGDI, encoded by the coding sequence ATGCCTTCGATAACCGTAGAACCCTGCACCTTTGCCCTGTTTGGCGCGTTGGGTGATCTGGCGCTGCGCAAGTTATTTCCTGCCCTCTATCAACTCGATGGCGCAGGCCTGCTGCACGACGACACGCGCATCCTGGCCCTGGCCCGTGAAGCCGGCTCCGAGCAGCAGCACTTGGCGCATATCGAAAAAGAACTGCGTAAATACGTCGGCAAGGAACTGGACGAAACCATCGCCCAGCGTTTCCTGGCTCGCCTGACGTACCTGCACGTCGACTTCCTGAAGGCTGACGACTACGTCGCCCTGGCAGAGAGCGCCGGCACCGAACAGCGCCTGATTGCCTACTTCGCCACCCCGGCGGCGGTGTACGGCGCGATCTGCGAGAACTTGTCCAAGGTCGGCCTGGCGGAAAACACCCGCGTCGTCCTGGAAAAACCCATCGGTTCGGACCTGGAGTCGTCGCGCAAAGTCAACGACGCCGTGGCGCAGTTTTTCCCGGAAAACCGCACCTACCGCATCGACCACTACCTGGGCAAAGAAACCGTCCAGAACCTTATTGCGCTGCGTTTCGCCAATAGCCTGTTTGAAACCCAGTGGAACCAAAACTACATCTCCCACGTGGAAATCACCGTGGCCGAGCAGGTGGGTATTGAGGGCCGTTGGGGTTACTTCGACAAAGCCGGTCAGCTGCGCGACATGATCCAGAACCACCTGCTGCAGCTGCTGTGCCTGATCGCCATGGACCCGCCGGCCGACTTGTCCGCCGACAGCATCCGCGACGAGAAGGTCAAGGTGCTCAAGGCCCTGGCGCCGATCAGCCCAGACGGCCTGACCACCCAAGTGGTACGTGGCCAGTACATCGCCGGCTACAGCGCCGGCAAGCCGGTGCCGGGTTACCTGGAAGAAGAGAATTCCAACACCCAGAGCGACACCGAGACGTTCGTTGCCCTGCGTGCCGATATCCGCAACTGGCGTTGGGCCGGGGTGCCGTTCTACTTGCGTACCGGCAAGCGTATGCCGCAAAAGCTGTCGCAGATCGTTATCCACTTCAAGGAACCGTCCCACTACATCTTCGCCCCCGAGCAGCGCCTGCAGATCAGCAACAAGCTGATCATCCGCCTGCAACCGGACGAAGGTATTTCCTTGCGTGTGATGACCAAGGAGCAGGGCCTGGACAAGGGCATGCAACTGCGCAGCGGCCCGCTGCAACTGAATTTTTCCGACACCTACCGCAGCGCGCGCATCCCTGATGCCTACGAGCGGTTGTTGCTGGAAGTGATGCGCGGCAATCAGAACCTGTTTGTTCGCAAAGATGAAATCGAAGCCGCGTGGAAGTGGTGTGACCAGTTGATCGCCGGGTGGAAAAAATCCGGTGATGCGCCCAAGCCGTATGCGGCTGGGTCCTGGGGGCCGATGAGCTCGATTGCACTGATCACGCGGGATGGGAGGTCGTGGTATGGCGATATCTGA
- a CDS encoding MurR/RpiR family transcriptional regulator — protein sequence MRNLLEQIRNRLEELNKAEKKVAEVILLNPQQATRFSIAALAQAASVSEPTVNRFCRSFGVSGYPELKLQLAQSLASGAAYVSRAVEADDNPEAYTQKIFGSAIASLDSACQALDPALISKAVDLLIQARQIHFFGLGASAPVAMDALHKFFRFNLAVTAHADVLMQRMLASVAHTGELFVIISYTGRTRELVEVARIARENGASVLGVTAENSPLAKASTVSLNIPLPEDTDIYMPMTSRIIQLTVLDVLATGMTLRRGVDFQPHLRKIKESLNDSRYPVGDEFN from the coding sequence GTGCGAAATCTTCTGGAACAAATCCGGAACCGCCTCGAAGAATTGAACAAGGCTGAGAAAAAAGTCGCCGAGGTCATCCTGCTCAACCCGCAGCAGGCGACCCGCTTCTCGATCGCAGCCCTCGCCCAAGCCGCCTCGGTCAGTGAACCGACGGTCAACCGTTTCTGCCGTTCGTTCGGCGTCAGCGGTTACCCTGAACTTAAATTGCAGCTGGCGCAAAGTTTGGCCAGTGGTGCGGCGTATGTCAGCCGCGCCGTGGAGGCCGATGATAACCCTGAGGCCTACACCCAGAAGATCTTTGGCAGTGCCATTGCGTCACTGGACAGCGCCTGCCAAGCCTTGGACCCGGCGCTGATCAGCAAGGCCGTAGACCTGTTGATCCAAGCGCGGCAGATCCACTTCTTCGGCCTGGGCGCCTCGGCGCCGGTGGCCATGGATGCGCTGCACAAATTCTTCCGCTTCAACCTGGCCGTGACCGCACACGCCGACGTGCTGATGCAGCGCATGCTCGCGTCGGTGGCGCATACGGGTGAGCTGTTCGTGATTATTTCCTACACCGGACGTACCCGTGAGCTGGTGGAAGTGGCGCGTATCGCGCGGGAAAACGGCGCATCGGTACTGGGCGTAACCGCCGAGAACTCGCCGCTGGCCAAGGCCAGTACGGTGAGCCTGAACATTCCGCTGCCGGAAGACACCGACATCTACATGCCGATGACGTCGCGGATTATCCAGCTGACGGTGCTGGATGTGCTGGCAACGGGCATGACGTTGCGCCGTGGCGTGGATTTCCAGCCGCATTTGCGCAAGATCAAAGAGAGTTTGAATGACAGCCGGTATCCGGTTGGGGATGAGTTTAACTAG
- a CDS encoding D-hexose-6-phosphate mutarotase: MHEHPLQRFFKSLRERPVFAWERFQMRDVLVIDHPLCQAVFSRQGAQLLHFQPRGQKPWLWCAAKWPQVGAIRGGVPVCWPWYGRHPSENAWPSHGWARLIDWKLLDSSTDDDGVRLHWQLQLCDWQVDLHAHLGETLELRLCTEHQDELPCQLSHALHAYWRIGNVGEIALSGLDGAQGYDQLNRQVCQQEGELRVDGGCQRVFQHDGELHLKDHAWQRELCIDTGDSADTVVWHPGSRPLLGVSFNEASGFVCVESAMAGASLAPGERAHLSLQARAGV; encoded by the coding sequence ATGCATGAGCATCCGCTGCAACGTTTTTTCAAATCCCTGCGCGAGCGTCCGGTGTTCGCCTGGGAGCGCTTTCAGATGCGCGATGTGTTGGTGATCGACCATCCGCTGTGCCAGGCGGTGTTCAGTCGCCAGGGCGCGCAACTGCTGCATTTTCAGCCCCGTGGCCAGAAACCCTGGCTGTGGTGCGCGGCCAAGTGGCCGCAAGTCGGCGCCATCCGTGGCGGCGTGCCGGTGTGCTGGCCATGGTATGGGCGCCACCCGAGTGAAAACGCGTGGCCGTCCCATGGCTGGGCGCGGCTGATTGATTGGAAACTGCTCGACAGCAGTACCGACGACGATGGCGTGCGCCTGCATTGGCAATTGCAGCTGTGCGACTGGCAGGTCGACCTGCACGCGCACCTGGGCGAAACCCTGGAACTGCGCCTGTGCACAGAGCATCAGGACGAGTTGCCGTGCCAGCTGAGCCATGCTTTGCACGCTTATTGGCGGATCGGCAATGTCGGTGAGATAGCGCTGTCTGGGCTCGATGGAGCGCAAGGTTATGACCAGCTCAATCGCCAGGTTTGCCAGCAGGAAGGCGAGTTACGCGTGGACGGCGGTTGCCAGCGAGTGTTCCAGCATGACGGCGAGCTGCACCTCAAAGACCATGCCTGGCAGCGCGAGCTGTGCATTGATACTGGCGACAGTGCCGACACGGTGGTGTGGCACCCGGGCAGCCGGCCACTGTTGGGCGTGAGCTTCAACGAGGCGTCGGGGTTTGTGTGCGTGGAGTCGGCGATGGCTGGGGCCAGTTTGGCGCCGGGGGAGAGGGCGCATTTGAGTCTGCAGGCCAGGGCTGGGGTTTAG
- a CDS encoding carbohydrate porin, whose translation MKKQHNNTRLICQLSAAAALVLSANAMAADAFSADSKWMTGDWGGERTKLIEQGIDIKADYVGEVGANLRGGYNDDKTARYADQFGLGVALDLQKLFGWDNTQAKIQLTNRNGANISNDRIGDPRAGTLSSSQEVDGRGHMVRLTQFWIQHQMFDNKLDVKLGYFGEGEDFNTFPCDFQNLSFCGSQVGNYVNTWYNWPVSQAAIRVKYNITPELYAQIGAYNQNPSQLEHGNGFKLSGSGTKGTVLPVELVWSPKVNGLPGEYRVGYYKSTADATDVREDVNGNDAGTTGAAFRVRSSKSGYWGVLQQQLTTHNGDASRGLNIAANVTFHDKDTNVVDNYQSLMLVYKGPFDARAKDDIGIGVARIHANSDVKKNAELLNAAGGFTDYDQLGYAPLRNTEYNVELNYGVHVTNWLTVRPNLQYVVHPGGVNQVDNALVAGLKIQSTF comes from the coding sequence ATGAAAAAGCAACACAACAACACCCGGCTGATCTGCCAACTGTCAGCAGCAGCAGCCCTGGTATTGTCCGCCAATGCGATGGCGGCCGATGCATTCAGCGCCGACTCCAAGTGGATGACCGGCGATTGGGGCGGCGAGCGGACCAAGCTCATCGAGCAAGGTATCGACATCAAGGCTGACTACGTTGGGGAAGTGGGCGCCAACCTGCGCGGCGGCTACAACGACGACAAAACTGCCCGTTACGCTGACCAGTTCGGCCTGGGCGTAGCACTGGATCTGCAAAAGCTGTTTGGCTGGGATAACACCCAGGCCAAGATCCAACTCACCAATCGTAACGGCGCGAACATTTCCAATGACCGTATTGGTGACCCGCGTGCCGGCACCTTGAGTTCGTCTCAAGAAGTTGATGGCCGAGGCCACATGGTGCGTCTGACCCAGTTCTGGATTCAGCACCAGATGTTCGACAACAAGTTGGACGTCAAACTCGGTTACTTCGGTGAAGGCGAAGACTTCAACACCTTCCCATGCGACTTCCAGAACCTGTCGTTCTGCGGCTCGCAAGTGGGTAACTACGTTAACACCTGGTACAACTGGCCGGTCAGCCAGGCCGCGATCCGCGTGAAGTACAACATCACGCCTGAGCTGTATGCGCAAATCGGTGCTTACAACCAGAACCCATCGCAACTGGAGCACGGCAACGGCTTCAAACTCAGCGGCAGTGGCACCAAGGGCACCGTATTGCCGGTGGAATTGGTCTGGTCGCCGAAGGTCAATGGCCTGCCGGGCGAATACCGTGTGGGTTACTACAAGAGCACCGCCGACGCTACCGACGTACGTGAAGACGTCAACGGTAACGACGCTGGTACCACCGGCGCGGCCTTCCGCGTTCGTAGCAGCAAGAGCGGCTACTGGGGCGTTCTGCAACAGCAGCTCACCACGCACAATGGCGACGCTTCACGCGGCTTGAACATCGCGGCCAACGTGACCTTCCATGACAAAGACACCAACGTCGTCGACAACTACCAGTCGCTGATGCTTGTGTATAAAGGCCCATTCGACGCGCGCGCCAAAGATGACATCGGTATCGGTGTTGCGCGTATCCATGCCAACAGTGACGTGAAGAAAAACGCCGAGTTGCTCAATGCCGCTGGCGGCTTCACCGATTACGACCAACTGGGTTACGCGCCACTGCGTAACACCGAGTACAACGTCGAGCTCAACTATGGCGTCCACGTCACCAATTGGCTGACCGTGCGTCCTAACTTGCAATACGTCGTCCACCCAGGTGGCGTGAACCAAGTCGACAACGCGCTGGTAGCGGGCCTGAAAATTCAGTCTACGTTCTAA
- a CDS encoding ABC transporter ATP-binding protein, protein MATLELRNVNKTYGAGLPDTLKNIELSIKEGEFLILVGPSGCGKSTLMNCIAGLETITGGAIMIGDQDVSGMSPKDRDIAMVFQSYALYPTMSVRENIEFGLKIRKMPQADIDAEVARVAKLLQIEHLLNRKPGQLSGGQQQRVAMGRALARRPKIYLFDEPLSNLDAKLRVEMRTEMKLMHQRLKTTTVYVTHDQIEAMTLGDKVAVMKDGIIQQFGTPKEIYNDPANLFVASFIGSPPMNFIPLRLQRKDGHLVALLDSGQARCELPLSMNDTGLEDRDVILGLRPEQIVLAAGEGNGSSSIRAEVQVTEPTGPDTLVFVQLNDTKVCCRLAPDVAPQVGETLTLQFDPAKVLLFDAKTGERLGAAASLPAHGHADNVAQFKGR, encoded by the coding sequence ATGGCTACGCTTGAACTTCGCAATGTAAACAAGACCTATGGCGCCGGCCTGCCCGACACCTTGAAGAACATCGAACTGTCGATCAAGGAAGGCGAATTCCTGATCCTGGTCGGCCCTTCGGGGTGTGGTAAGTCCACGCTGATGAACTGCATCGCCGGTCTGGAAACCATTACCGGCGGCGCCATCATGATCGGTGATCAGGATGTGAGCGGCATGAGCCCCAAGGACCGTGACATCGCCATGGTGTTCCAGTCCTACGCCCTGTACCCGACCATGAGCGTGCGCGAGAACATCGAGTTCGGCCTCAAAATCCGCAAGATGCCTCAGGCGGATATCGACGCCGAAGTGGCGCGCGTGGCCAAGCTGCTGCAGATCGAGCACCTGCTTAACCGCAAGCCAGGCCAACTGTCCGGTGGCCAGCAACAGCGTGTTGCCATGGGCCGCGCCCTGGCGCGTCGGCCGAAGATCTACCTGTTCGACGAACCGCTGTCCAACCTCGACGCCAAGCTGCGCGTCGAGATGCGCACCGAAATGAAGCTGATGCACCAGCGCTTGAAAACCACCACTGTCTACGTCACCCACGATCAGATCGAAGCGATGACCCTGGGCGACAAAGTGGCGGTGATGAAGGACGGCATCATCCAGCAGTTCGGCACGCCGAAAGAGATCTACAACGACCCGGCCAACCTTTTTGTGGCAAGTTTTATCGGTTCACCTCCGATGAACTTCATTCCTTTGCGCCTGCAGCGCAAGGACGGTCATCTGGTGGCGCTGCTCGACAGCGGCCAGGCCCGTTGCGAGCTGCCGCTGAGCATGAATGACACCGGCCTTGAAGACCGTGACGTGATCCTGGGCCTGCGCCCGGAGCAGATCGTGTTGGCGGCGGGTGAAGGTAATGGTTCGTCGAGCATTCGTGCCGAAGTCCAGGTCACCGAGCCGACTGGCCCGGACACCCTGGTATTCGTGCAACTCAACGACACCAAAGTCTGCTGCCGCCTGGCACCCGACGTGGCACCGCAGGTGGGCGAGACCCTGACCCTGCAGTTCGACCCGGCCAAGGTCTTGCTGTTCGACGCCAAAACCGGCGAGCGCCTGGGCGCTGCTGCTTCATTGCCTGCACACGGGCATGCCGACAATGTGGCCCAATTCAAAGGCCGCTAA
- a CDS encoding carbohydrate ABC transporter permease: MTSLASKPTISLSRIAIYTVLILAVLLYLVPLVVMLLTSFKTPEDISTGNLLSWPTVVTGIGWVKAWATVDGYFWNSIKITVPAVLISTAIGALNGYVLSFWRFRGSQLFFGLLLFGCFLPFQTVLLPASFTLGKMGLASTTTGLVFVHVVYGLAFTTLFFRNYYVSIPDALIKAARLDGAGFFTIFRLIILPMSTPIIMVCLIWQFTQIWNDFLFGVVFSSGDSQPITVALNNLVNTSTGAKEYNVDMAAAMIAGLPTLLVYVIAGKYFVRGLTAGAVKG; this comes from the coding sequence ATGACTAGTCTCGCTTCCAAACCAACCATCAGCCTGAGTCGCATCGCGATCTACACGGTGCTGATCCTTGCTGTGCTGCTGTACCTGGTGCCGCTGGTGGTGATGCTGTTGACCAGCTTCAAGACCCCGGAAGACATCAGCACCGGCAACCTGCTGAGCTGGCCCACCGTGGTCACCGGCATCGGCTGGGTAAAAGCTTGGGCCACCGTCGATGGCTACTTCTGGAACTCGATCAAGATCACCGTTCCGGCGGTGCTGATTTCCACTGCCATCGGCGCATTGAACGGCTACGTGCTGTCGTTCTGGCGCTTCCGTGGTTCGCAGCTGTTCTTCGGCCTGCTGTTGTTCGGCTGCTTCCTGCCGTTCCAGACCGTGCTGCTGCCGGCCTCTTTCACCCTCGGCAAGATGGGCCTGGCCAGCACCACCACCGGCCTGGTGTTTGTGCACGTGGTCTACGGGCTGGCATTTACCACACTGTTCTTTCGTAACTACTACGTCAGCATTCCGGATGCGCTGATCAAGGCGGCACGACTGGACGGTGCAGGGTTCTTCACCATCTTCCGGCTGATCATTCTGCCGATGTCGACGCCGATCATCATGGTCTGCCTGATCTGGCAGTTCACCCAGATCTGGAACGACTTCCTGTTCGGTGTGGTGTTCTCCAGCGGCGACTCGCAGCCCATCACGGTGGCGCTGAACAACCTGGTCAACACCAGCACCGGGGCCAAGGAATATAACGTGGATATGGCGGCGGCGATGATCGCCGGGCTGCCGACCCTGCTGGTCTATGTGATCGCAGGCAAGTATTTCGTGCGCGGCCTCACGGCCGGCGCGGTCAAGGGGTAA
- a CDS encoding carbohydrate ABC transporter permease: MSSVAVFSKASPFDALQRWLPKLVLAPSMLIVLVGFYGYILWTFVLSFTTSTFLPSYKWAGLAQYARLFDNDRWWVASKNLAVFGGMFIGITLVIGVTLAIFLDQKIRREGFIRTIYLYPMALSMIVTGTAWKWLLNPGMGLDKLLRDWGWEGFRLDWLIDPDRVVYCLVIAAVWQASGFIMAMFLAGLRGVDQSIIRAAQIDGASLPRIYWSVVLPSLRPVFFSAVMILAHIAIKSFDLVAAMTAGGPGYSSDLPAMFMYSFTFSRGQMGMGSASAILMLGAILAIIVPYLYSELRTKRND, from the coding sequence ATGAGTTCTGTTGCTGTGTTCAGCAAGGCCTCGCCGTTCGATGCACTGCAGCGCTGGCTCCCTAAACTGGTGCTGGCGCCCAGCATGCTCATCGTGCTGGTGGGCTTTTATGGCTACATCCTGTGGACGTTCGTTCTGTCGTTCACCACTTCCACGTTCCTGCCAAGCTACAAATGGGCGGGGCTTGCGCAATACGCGCGGTTGTTCGACAACGACCGCTGGTGGGTAGCGAGCAAGAACCTGGCTGTTTTTGGCGGGATGTTTATCGGCATCACCTTGGTGATTGGCGTGACCCTGGCGATTTTCCTCGACCAGAAAATCCGGCGCGAAGGTTTTATTCGCACCATTTACCTGTACCCGATGGCGCTCTCGATGATCGTCACCGGTACTGCCTGGAAATGGCTGCTCAACCCGGGCATGGGCCTGGACAAACTCCTGCGTGACTGGGGCTGGGAAGGCTTCCGCTTGGATTGGCTGATCGACCCGGACCGCGTTGTGTATTGCCTGGTGATTGCTGCCGTGTGGCAAGCCTCCGGCTTCATCATGGCGATGTTCCTCGCTGGCCTGCGTGGCGTTGATCAGTCGATCATCCGTGCCGCCCAGATAGACGGCGCGAGCCTGCCGCGTATCTACTGGAGCGTGGTACTGCCAAGCCTGCGTCCGGTGTTCTTCAGTGCGGTGATGATCCTGGCGCACATCGCCATCAAGAGCTTCGACTTGGTTGCGGCAATGACCGCCGGTGGCCCGGGCTACTCGTCCGACTTGCCCGCGATGTTCATGTACTCGTTCACCTTCAGTCGTGGCCAGATGGGCATGGGCTCTGCCAGTGCAATCCTGATGCTCGGTGCGATCCTCGCGATCATCGTGCCTTACCTGTACTCCGAGCTGAGGACCAAGCGTAATGACTAG
- a CDS encoding ABC transporter substrate-binding protein gives MNAINRLAVAISIASLFPLSAFAADSKGTVEVVHWWTSGGEKAAVDVLKAQVEKDGFTWKDGAVAGGGGATAMTVLKSRAVAGNPPGVAQIKGPDIQEWASTGLLDTDVLKDVAKEEKWDSLLDKKVSDTVKYEGDYVAVPVNIHRVNWLWINPEVFKKAGITKNPTTLEEFYAAGDKLKAAGFIALAHGGQPWQDSTVFEAVVLSVMGADGYKKALVDLDNAALTGPEMVKSLTELKKVATYMDVDGKGQDWNLEAGKVINGKAGMQIMGDWAKSEWTAAKKVAGKDYECVAFPGTDKAFTYNIDSLAVFKQKDKGTAAGQQDIAKVVLGENFQKVFSINKGSIPVRVDMLNKMESYGFDSCAQTAAKDFLADAKTGGLQPSMAHNMATTLAVQGAFFDVVTNFINDPKADPADTAKKLGAAIKSAK, from the coding sequence ATGAACGCGATTAATCGCCTCGCCGTTGCTATTTCCATTGCCTCGTTGTTTCCCCTCAGTGCATTTGCCGCCGACTCGAAAGGGACGGTTGAAGTTGTGCATTGGTGGACCTCCGGCGGTGAAAAGGCGGCTGTAGATGTCCTGAAGGCCCAAGTTGAAAAAGACGGCTTCACCTGGAAAGACGGTGCCGTCGCAGGTGGCGGTGGTGCCACCGCGATGACTGTGCTGAAAAGCCGCGCAGTCGCCGGCAACCCACCCGGCGTTGCCCAGATCAAAGGCCCCGACATCCAGGAATGGGCGTCCACCGGCTTGCTCGACACCGACGTGCTCAAAGACGTCGCCAAAGAAGAAAAGTGGGACTCCCTGCTCGACAAGAAAGTCTCCGACACCGTGAAGTACGAAGGTGACTACGTCGCCGTACCGGTCAACATCCACCGCGTTAACTGGCTGTGGATCAACCCGGAAGTCTTCAAGAAAGCCGGTATCACCAAGAACCCGACCACCCTCGAAGAATTCTACGCAGCCGGTGACAAGCTCAAGGCCGCGGGCTTCATTGCGCTCGCCCACGGTGGCCAGCCTTGGCAGGACAGCACCGTATTCGAAGCGGTCGTACTGTCGGTGATGGGGGCTGATGGCTACAAGAAAGCCCTGGTCGACCTGGATAACGCTGCGCTGACCGGTCCTGAAATGGTCAAGTCCCTGACCGAGCTGAAGAAAGTCGCGACCTACATGGACGTCGACGGCAAAGGCCAGGACTGGAACCTCGAAGCAGGCAAGGTCATCAACGGCAAGGCCGGCATGCAGATCATGGGTGACTGGGCCAAGTCCGAGTGGACTGCCGCCAAGAAAGTCGCCGGTAAAGACTACGAGTGCGTAGCCTTCCCAGGCACCGACAAAGCCTTCACCTACAACATCGACTCCCTGGCGGTGTTCAAGCAGAAAGACAAAGGCACTGCTGCCGGTCAGCAGGACATCGCCAAAGTCGTGCTGGGTGAGAACTTCCAGAAAGTCTTCAGCATCAACAAAGGCTCGATTCCGGTTCGGGTCGACATGCTGAACAAAATGGAATCGTACGGGTTCGACTCCTGCGCCCAGACCGCAGCCAAAGACTTCCTGGCAGACGCCAAAACCGGCGGCCTGCAGCCAAGCATGGCGCACAACATGGCCACCACCCTGGCTGTGCAAGGTGCGTTCTTTGATGTCGTGACCAACTTCATCAACGACCCGAAAGCCGACCCGGCCGACACCGCCAAGAAACTCGGCGCTGCGATCAAGTCTGCCAAGTAA